One window of the Tetragenococcus koreensis genome contains the following:
- a CDS encoding fructose-6-phosphate aldolase: MEILLDTANIEMIRKYEAVLPLTGVTTNPSIVKKEGKVDFFAHMNAIREIVGKERSLHVQVVAKDKAGMLKDVEAILEQIDREVYLKIPASEEGLKVIKILKKEELNVTATAIYTKFQAYLAIAAGADYIAPYFNRMENLNIDAKEAMAAMANEIERSNSKTKIVAASFKNVGQVTTALDQGAQAVTVAPDIIAQALAMPSIAQAVDDFTEDWESIFGKSSTIDSLNV; encoded by the coding sequence ATGGAAATTTTATTAGATACAGCTAATATTGAAATGATCAGAAAATATGAAGCCGTTCTCCCATTGACTGGAGTGACGACGAACCCTTCGATTGTAAAAAAAGAGGGCAAAGTAGATTTCTTTGCTCACATGAATGCGATTAGAGAAATCGTTGGGAAAGAACGTAGTTTGCACGTGCAAGTAGTCGCTAAAGATAAAGCAGGGATGCTAAAAGACGTGGAGGCTATTTTGGAGCAAATTGACCGAGAAGTCTATCTGAAAATTCCGGCGAGTGAAGAAGGATTAAAGGTCATCAAAATATTAAAAAAAGAAGAACTTAATGTAACAGCTACAGCAATCTATACCAAATTCCAAGCTTATTTGGCGATTGCAGCAGGAGCTGATTATATTGCTCCTTATTTTAACCGCATGGAAAATTTAAATATTGATGCTAAAGAGGCCATGGCGGCAATGGCAAATGAAATTGAACGCAGCAATAGTAAAACAAAAATTGTAGCCGCCAGTTTTAAAAATGTTGGCCAAGTAACTACTGCCTTAGATCAAGGTGCGCAAGCTGTAACAGTTGCGCCTGACATTATTGCCCAAGCTTTAGCTATGCCATCGATTGCCCAAGCAGTGGATGATTTTACCGAAGATTGGGAAAGTATTTTCGGTAAAAGTAGTACGATTGATAGTTTGAACGTTTAA
- a CDS encoding cob(I)yrinic acid a,c-diamide adenosyltransferase has protein sequence MQIYTRTGDHGTTKLIGGMEVPKDDARIEAYGTIDELNSLVGCIASLPQLASAFKEELVQIQHYLFDCGNDLATPTFKEMGKISPRTRDTNDPLYPYVVQKETVEWLEARIDSYANIPPEVNYFILPGGTNESAQLHLARTVTRRAERQMVTFQKQGQVNPFALKFVNRLSDYFFALARVVNAQTEKEDVRYERSKKVFHTDLTKDDIK, from the coding sequence ATGCAGATTTATACACGAACCGGTGATCATGGTACGACCAAACTTATAGGCGGTATGGAAGTGCCAAAAGATGATGCTCGCATTGAAGCTTACGGCACTATCGATGAACTGAACAGCTTAGTCGGCTGCATCGCGAGTCTGCCGCAACTAGCTTCAGCTTTTAAAGAAGAGCTTGTCCAGATTCAACATTACTTATTTGATTGCGGCAACGATTTAGCCACGCCGACTTTTAAAGAAATGGGGAAAATTTCTCCAAGAACAAGGGATACAAATGATCCACTCTACCCTTATGTTGTCCAAAAAGAAACTGTTGAGTGGCTAGAAGCCCGCATTGATTCTTATGCAAATATCCCGCCAGAAGTAAATTATTTCATTTTACCTGGTGGGACAAATGAAAGTGCGCAATTGCATCTGGCTCGTACTGTGACACGGCGAGCCGAACGACAAATGGTTACCTTTCAAAAACAAGGACAAGTGAATCCCTTTGCCTTGAAATTTGTTAATCGACTATCAGATTATTTTTTCGCTTTAGCTCGAGTTGTCAATGCACAAACAGAAAAAGAAGACGTCCGCTACGAACGTAGCAAAAAAGTCTTCCATACAGATCTTACAAAAGATGACATCAAATAA
- a CDS encoding vitamin B12-dependent ribonucleotide reductase, with protein MSTQIKEPGLDVEKLNQDIEQFEQVYPITADMQTVREGVSRLVMLDRYAYKDTEQRTLSTGDLVVLTVKSDPNYPARGVGIVQLIDDDTQQAEILVEEAYRFSIEDPAEQASGIVTRHLNEIDKPLEIFYEQITKRVAHALADVDQTIGNKTMVEEGFYQQLKEMNFVPAGRVLYGAGSQANVTYFNCYVMPFVPDSRSGIAGHRKKVMEIMSRGGGVGSNGSTLRPRNAIVRGVNGKSSGSVSWLDDIAKLTHLVEQGGSRRGAQMIMLADWHPDIIEFIISKMQNARILRYLLENTNDSQIKQAVNEKLKFTPLSQSEREMYQFVANQKGTETVSPATVKEAKTKLNDGGTYGVNNPEFLSGANISLTLTDDFMQAVKNDEEWPLRFPDLFHYSQAEMNDYDAKWAEIGDVRQWEALGYPIATYRTIQARELWKLINICATYSAEPGIFFIDNANNKTNATAYGQKVVATNPCGEQPLAPNSVCNLGAINLANMANKETAEVDYDKLMETVKIAVQMQDDVIDSTPYFLEENKKQALGERRVGLGVMGLADLLIYTHHRYGSKEGNQVVDKIFETIATTAYRESIRLAKLKGSFPFLIGETDEKTQALRQRFIQTGYMKDMPQDIRDDILTHGIRNSHLLTVAPTGSTGTMVGVATGLEPYFAFKYYRSGRLGKFIEVNAQIVQEYLDEHPETDASHLPDFFVSSMELAPEEHVDVQTTIQRWVDSSISKTVNAPKGYTVDQVATIYERLYDGNAKGGTVYVDGSRDSQVLTLKSEEDAEEQTNLFETEDIRIVDDSEELEQLVEQAENDHIQQEGHTDDVVYGSDVGNTCPICRQGIVKDMGGCNTCTNCQAQLRCGL; from the coding sequence ATGAGTACACAAATAAAAGAACCTGGGCTTGATGTTGAAAAATTAAATCAAGACATTGAACAATTTGAACAAGTTTATCCCATTACTGCCGATATGCAAACGGTACGAGAAGGCGTTTCGCGACTAGTGATGCTTGATCGTTATGCTTATAAAGACACAGAACAGCGTACCCTTTCTACAGGCGATTTAGTAGTTTTAACCGTTAAAAGTGACCCTAATTATCCGGCGCGTGGTGTAGGTATCGTGCAATTAATCGATGATGATACACAACAAGCTGAAATTTTAGTTGAAGAAGCTTATCGTTTTTCTATTGAAGATCCAGCTGAACAAGCTTCTGGAATTGTTACTCGTCATTTAAACGAAATTGATAAACCATTGGAAATTTTTTATGAGCAAATTACTAAACGGGTGGCTCATGCTCTAGCAGATGTGGATCAAACCATCGGAAATAAAACCATGGTCGAAGAAGGGTTTTATCAACAATTAAAAGAAATGAATTTTGTTCCTGCGGGTCGGGTGCTTTATGGCGCTGGTTCACAAGCCAACGTTACCTATTTTAATTGTTATGTAATGCCTTTTGTACCTGATTCTAGAAGCGGAATTGCTGGACATCGCAAAAAAGTCATGGAGATCATGAGCCGTGGTGGCGGTGTTGGTTCAAATGGTTCTACTTTACGCCCACGTAATGCGATTGTCCGTGGCGTTAACGGGAAGTCCTCTGGTTCGGTTTCCTGGTTAGACGACATCGCTAAACTAACCCATTTAGTGGAACAAGGCGGCAGTCGACGCGGTGCACAAATGATTATGCTAGCTGATTGGCATCCAGACATAATTGAATTTATTATTTCAAAAATGCAAAACGCGCGCATTTTACGTTATTTGCTGGAAAATACGAATGATAGTCAAATCAAACAAGCTGTTAATGAAAAATTGAAATTTACCCCTCTTTCACAAAGTGAACGTGAAATGTATCAATTTGTTGCCAACCAAAAAGGCACTGAAACAGTTTCGCCTGCAACCGTCAAAGAGGCCAAAACCAAATTAAACGACGGTGGTACCTATGGTGTAAACAACCCGGAATTTTTATCAGGTGCTAATATTTCACTGACATTAACCGACGATTTCATGCAAGCTGTCAAAAATGACGAAGAATGGCCGCTTCGATTCCCTGATTTATTTCATTACAGTCAAGCAGAAATGAATGATTACGATGCAAAATGGGCAGAAATTGGCGATGTTCGCCAATGGGAAGCTTTAGGCTATCCAATTGCAACCTATCGAACAATTCAAGCACGTGAACTATGGAAATTAATTAATATCTGTGCCACTTATTCTGCTGAGCCGGGCATCTTTTTCATCGATAATGCCAATAACAAAACCAATGCTACAGCTTACGGTCAAAAAGTTGTCGCAACCAACCCTTGTGGCGAGCAACCGTTAGCGCCTAACTCAGTCTGTAACCTTGGAGCAATCAATTTAGCTAATATGGCAAATAAAGAGACTGCCGAAGTGGATTATGACAAATTAATGGAAACGGTCAAAATTGCCGTGCAAATGCAAGATGATGTCATTGACTCCACCCCTTATTTCTTAGAAGAAAATAAAAAACAAGCACTCGGTGAACGACGGGTAGGGTTAGGTGTGATGGGCCTTGCCGATCTACTGATTTACACCCATCATCGTTATGGTTCAAAAGAAGGAAATCAAGTGGTCGATAAAATCTTTGAAACTATTGCAACTACAGCTTATAGAGAATCGATTCGACTCGCAAAATTAAAAGGTAGCTTTCCATTTCTAATTGGAGAAACCGATGAAAAAACCCAAGCTTTACGACAACGTTTTATTCAAACAGGTTACATGAAAGATATGCCACAAGATATTCGAGACGACATTTTAACTCATGGTATTCGTAATTCCCATCTACTCACAGTGGCACCCACGGGAAGTACTGGTACCATGGTAGGCGTTGCAACTGGTTTAGAGCCCTACTTTGCCTTTAAGTATTATCGCAGTGGCCGTTTAGGGAAATTCATAGAAGTGAATGCACAAATTGTACAAGAATATTTAGACGAACACCCAGAAACGGATGCTAGTCATTTACCGGACTTTTTCGTTTCTTCAATGGAATTAGCTCCTGAAGAGCATGTTGATGTGCAAACGACCATTCAACGTTGGGTAGATAGCTCAATCTCTAAAACCGTCAACGCGCCTAAGGGCTATACTGTTGATCAAGTCGCAACGATTTATGAACGTCTTTATGATGGCAATGCTAAAGGCGGAACGGTTTATGTGGATGGTTCGCGCGATTCACAAGTATTGACCTTGAAATCTGAAGAGGACGCGGAGGAACAAACTAACCTATTTGAAACTGAAGATATACGGATTGTAGATGATTCTGAAGAGTTAGAACAATTAGTCGAACAAGCAGAAAATGACCATATTCAACAAGAAGGCCACACCGATGATGTTGTCTATGGTTCTGATGTTGGTAATACCTGCCCCATTTGTCGACAAGGTATCGTCAAAGATATGGGCGGCTGCAATACTTGCACGAATTGTCAAGCACAATTGCGCTGTGGCTTGTAA
- a CDS encoding amidase translates to MRDGLYWAEQLKKKKISFEELLTAIEQRVQQENPQVNALITFGKEEASKQFITSNKLDETPFAGLPLPLKMLGQDKKGWLSTSANRLLQTNRASVTDHFVQRLENAGMIPVGQTNAPEFGFKNVTDPVLYGDTRNPWNLDYSPGGSSGGAAASVASGMFPIAAASDGGGSIRIPASFSGLIGLKPTRGTMPVGPAGFRAWQGAAIAFALTISMRDTQTLFYALRGTETAAPYQAPKVEWNHTTSAHKKRLKIGFFTTSPVGSEVSTEAKTAVQKAVTFLNAQGHNIEEISLPIDGKQLMRTYYHMNGAETAAMMEELAHSLGRLIQKDEMELMSWGLYQYGLKQTAASYIHNLDTWDQAAAQMEHLFESYDLILTPATAHPAPKITDDLQSDEIRNRLEQIEGYSVNEAGDLIYEMFDESLRLSPFTQLANLTGQPAISLPTHVTDENLPLGIQFMAAKGREDLLFEIGKIFEENQQFHLPAYYQ, encoded by the coding sequence ATACGAGATGGTTTATATTGGGCTGAGCAATTAAAAAAGAAAAAAATTTCTTTTGAGGAATTATTAACAGCAATTGAACAACGAGTGCAACAGGAAAATCCGCAGGTTAATGCACTTATAACTTTTGGTAAAGAGGAGGCTAGCAAACAATTTATTACCAGCAATAAATTGGATGAAACACCTTTTGCTGGTTTACCGTTGCCGTTAAAAATGTTGGGACAAGATAAAAAGGGTTGGCTATCTACTTCAGCAAATCGTTTATTGCAAACAAATCGTGCGTCAGTGACTGATCACTTTGTGCAAAGATTAGAAAATGCAGGAATGATTCCTGTCGGTCAAACAAATGCGCCTGAATTTGGCTTCAAAAATGTTACGGATCCAGTACTTTATGGCGATACACGTAATCCTTGGAATCTTGACTATTCTCCAGGTGGATCAAGTGGCGGGGCCGCAGCTAGTGTCGCTTCTGGGATGTTTCCAATTGCTGCTGCTAGCGATGGCGGTGGTTCAATTCGAATTCCGGCTTCTTTTAGCGGTTTAATTGGTTTAAAACCAACTCGCGGCACTATGCCGGTGGGTCCTGCTGGTTTCCGTGCTTGGCAAGGGGCGGCGATTGCTTTTGCCTTAACGATTTCAATGCGCGATACCCAAACCCTTTTTTATGCGTTAAGAGGCACAGAAACAGCAGCTCCTTATCAAGCGCCTAAAGTGGAGTGGAATCATACAACTAGTGCCCATAAAAAAAGATTAAAAATTGGTTTTTTTACAACTTCGCCTGTAGGTAGTGAAGTTTCTACAGAGGCGAAAACAGCCGTTCAAAAAGCAGTCACTTTTTTGAACGCTCAAGGACACAACATAGAAGAGATTTCTTTGCCAATCGATGGCAAGCAACTGATGCGAACTTATTATCATATGAATGGTGCAGAAACAGCGGCGATGATGGAAGAACTTGCTCATAGTTTAGGCCGTTTGATCCAAAAAGACGAGATGGAATTGATGTCTTGGGGCTTATATCAGTATGGATTAAAACAAACTGCTGCCAGCTATATTCATAATTTGGACACCTGGGATCAAGCAGCAGCTCAAATGGAGCATTTATTTGAAAGTTACGATTTGATTTTAACACCAGCAACAGCCCATCCAGCGCCTAAAATTACGGATGATTTGCAAAGTGATGAAATTCGTAATCGTTTAGAACAGATTGAAGGTTATTCGGTCAATGAAGCAGGTGATTTGATTTATGAAATGTTTGATGAAAGTCTGCGGCTTTCTCCGTTTACCCAATTAGCGAATTTAACTGGACAACCAGCGATCAGCTTGCCTACGCACGTTACAGACGAAAATCTACCGCTAGGCATCCAATTTATGGCGGCTAAAGGTCGCGAAGATTTGCTTTTTGAAATTGGGAAAATATTTGAAGAAAACCAACAATTTCATTTGCCTGCTTATTACCAATGA
- a CDS encoding alpha/beta hydrolase: protein MDSNYLALQTHYLEMPYMEEKRRVRVLLPSNYETETANYPVVYMHDGQNIFFSRESYSGYSWKLIPLLKNEENLPPMIIVGIDNSEENRFAEYMPWEVTIEDENETISVGGFGEAYTQWLVETVKPFIDEHYRTKQDRKHTVLAGSSLGAVVTAFAGAAYPDVFGSLGVFSLASWLSEDSFIDYLTANPIDPKTKVYIQSGTNEGNETDQLLTTKDTDQAYIDSSINYYDTLLRNGHRIDCVWLRIFAGEYHFEKYWADHFGEFLAFAFDKE, encoded by the coding sequence ATGGATTCAAATTATTTAGCGCTTCAGACACATTATTTGGAAATGCCATATATGGAAGAAAAACGGCGTGTGCGCGTCTTATTGCCTAGTAATTACGAGACTGAGACTGCAAATTATCCGGTGGTATATATGCATGACGGGCAGAATATTTTTTTCAGCCGGGAATCTTATTCAGGCTATTCTTGGAAATTGATCCCGTTACTAAAAAATGAAGAAAACTTACCTCCAATGATTATTGTAGGCATTGATAATAGCGAAGAAAATCGTTTTGCTGAGTATATGCCCTGGGAAGTGACAATCGAAGATGAAAACGAAACAATTTCTGTTGGTGGCTTTGGCGAAGCTTATACGCAATGGTTGGTAGAAACTGTCAAGCCGTTTATTGATGAGCATTATCGGACAAAACAAGATCGTAAGCATACGGTTCTAGCAGGTAGTTCGCTAGGAGCAGTGGTTACCGCTTTTGCAGGTGCTGCCTACCCGGATGTTTTCGGCAGTTTGGGCGTTTTCTCTTTAGCCTCATGGTTAAGTGAGGATTCTTTTATCGACTATTTAACGGCGAATCCTATCGACCCTAAAACGAAAGTCTATATTCAATCAGGCACCAATGAAGGAAATGAAACGGATCAATTATTGACAACCAAAGATACAGATCAAGCTTATATCGACAGCTCGATCAATTACTATGATACGTTATTGAGAAATGGTCATCGTATTGATTGTGTCTGGTTACGGATATTTGCCGGAGAATATCATTTTGAAAAATATTGGGCAGACCATTTTGGCGAATTTTTAGCATTTGCTTTTGATAAAGAATAA
- a CDS encoding esterase family protein has product MHFEQRSFYSRYLEKEMPFNIYGHTGKPVLVFPSSGGSQNEYADFGMIASCSTFIESGLLRFYTPDSYDNESWLANNKSAHEMAEAHNRYEGYIINELAPLMTYETDTASLIATGCSMGGFHTMNFSLKHPDVFDTAIALSGVYDARFFTGDYYNDLAVYFNSPIDYLPNMEDPWFIDRYRQNTYVICVGQGDWELPHLLQTQNFQKAFEEKTLPAWFDYWGKDSAHDWDWWNKQMPYFLDELHKQGKLF; this is encoded by the coding sequence ATGCATTTTGAACAACGAAGTTTTTATAGTCGCTACTTAGAAAAAGAAATGCCCTTTAATATTTATGGACATACCGGAAAACCAGTACTTGTCTTCCCTTCATCTGGCGGAAGCCAAAATGAATACGCTGATTTTGGAATGATTGCTTCCTGTAGTACGTTCATCGAATCAGGACTTCTACGCTTTTACACACCTGATTCTTATGACAATGAATCTTGGCTAGCCAATAATAAATCTGCACATGAGATGGCCGAAGCGCACAATCGTTATGAAGGCTACATCATCAACGAGTTAGCGCCTTTAATGACTTACGAAACGGATACTGCTAGCCTTATTGCGACTGGTTGCAGTATGGGCGGTTTTCATACGATGAATTTTTCTTTGAAACACCCAGATGTTTTCGACACAGCAATTGCTTTAAGCGGTGTATATGATGCTCGCTTTTTTACTGGTGACTACTATAATGATTTAGCCGTCTACTTTAACTCACCCATTGATTATTTGCCAAATATGGAAGACCCTTGGTTTATTGACCGTTATCGACAAAATACTTATGTCATTTGTGTCGGACAAGGTGATTGGGAACTGCCACATCTTTTGCAAACACAAAATTTTCAAAAAGCGTTTGAAGAAAAAACGCTGCCCGCCTGGTTTGACTATTGGGGCAAAGATAGCGCCCATGATTGGGATTGGTGGAACAAACAAATGCCCTATTTTCTTGATGAACTGCATAAACAAGGAAAATTATTCTAG
- a CDS encoding ATP-grasp domain-containing protein yields the protein MEQPKNFIVISPHFPDNFSTFTVRLRENDFNVLGIADVAYEQLNDTLKNGLTEYYRVDDMNDYNQMYRAVAFFAHKYGKIDRIESHNEHWLELDAQLRTDFNVFGYTLADLEPVKKKSSMKERFRMLDLPVANGRVFSDEEDAINLAEELNYPVIVKPDSGVGAGDTYKINNPDELVTLFEESDPTVDFIMEEFIPGDVVTFDGLCDQDGNIVFYSSLDYNIAVLETVETDSDMYFYLPREIPEDLIEMGSKIVKGFEVKERFFHFEFFRTYPDGELMPLEVNMRPPGGPTIDMYNYVNEFDIFTEYANIVKENQFKAPVQRLYNCAYISRKANRDFNYSHDNEAIRQRLGAALVGIQSVPGIFSAILGTEGYIVRSPDLDELFDHINYISEKLV from the coding sequence ATGGAACAGCCGAAAAATTTTATTGTTATTTCACCCCATTTCCCCGACAACTTTTCGACGTTTACTGTGCGTTTGCGTGAAAATGATTTTAACGTATTAGGAATTGCTGATGTTGCTTATGAGCAGTTAAATGACACTTTAAAAAATGGTTTGACTGAATATTACCGTGTAGATGATATGAACGATTACAACCAGATGTATCGTGCTGTCGCTTTTTTTGCCCACAAGTATGGTAAAATCGACCGAATTGAATCGCATAATGAGCATTGGTTAGAACTAGATGCTCAGTTACGTACAGATTTTAATGTTTTTGGGTACACCCTGGCAGACCTGGAACCGGTCAAAAAGAAATCTAGCATGAAAGAAAGGTTTCGTATGTTAGACCTTCCTGTCGCGAATGGTCGCGTTTTTTCTGATGAAGAAGATGCCATTAATTTAGCAGAAGAATTAAATTATCCAGTCATCGTAAAGCCAGATAGTGGTGTGGGCGCGGGCGATACGTATAAAATCAATAACCCCGATGAGCTGGTAACGCTTTTTGAAGAAAGTGATCCCACGGTCGATTTTATTATGGAAGAATTTATCCCCGGAGATGTCGTTACCTTTGATGGTTTATGCGATCAAGACGGCAATATCGTCTTTTATTCTAGCTTAGACTATAATATTGCTGTTTTAGAAACGGTGGAAACCGACAGTGATATGTATTTTTACTTACCGCGCGAGATTCCAGAAGATTTGATCGAAATGGGTTCAAAAATTGTAAAGGGTTTTGAAGTTAAAGAACGGTTCTTTCATTTCGAATTTTTCCGCACCTATCCAGATGGCGAATTGATGCCGCTTGAAGTGAATATGCGACCACCTGGCGGACCTACGATCGATATGTATAATTATGTCAACGAATTCGATATTTTTACAGAATATGCCAATATTGTCAAAGAAAACCAGTTTAAAGCGCCTGTACAACGTCTTTATAACTGTGCGTATATTTCTCGAAAAGCAAATAGAGATTTCAACTATTCCCATGACAATGAAGCGATTCGCCAACGACTAGGCGCAGCACTGGTGGGGATTCAATCTGTACCGGGCATCTTTTCGGCCATTTTGGGAACAGAAGGGTATATTGTCCGCTCGCCAGATTTAGATGAATTGTTTGACCATATTAATTATATCAGCGAAAAACTAGTTTAA
- a CDS encoding PadR family transcriptional regulator — MSIRSQLLKGILEGCILAVVDRQTVYGYELSLKLQDYGLSVSEGSIYPILLRLQKEKLIRGEIQKSPAGPNRKYYYLTNEGAQALDDFKVNWEGLKTPVDRLLHKEG, encoded by the coding sequence TTGTCAATAAGAAGTCAATTATTAAAAGGTATATTGGAGGGATGCATTCTTGCGGTAGTCGACCGTCAGACTGTATATGGTTATGAATTATCATTGAAGCTTCAGGATTATGGCCTTTCCGTTAGTGAAGGCTCTATTTATCCTATTTTGCTTCGCTTGCAAAAGGAAAAACTGATTAGAGGAGAAATACAAAAGTCACCCGCCGGTCCGAATCGGAAGTATTATTATCTGACAAATGAGGGAGCACAAGCCCTTGATGATTTTAAAGTCAACTGGGAAGGGCTCAAAACTCCAGTTGATCGTTTATTACATAAGGAGGGGTAA
- a CDS encoding DUF1129 family protein, whose translation MNVEELVQLNNEKQKQLSTENKKYYEDMLVYVRLSYDKSDQETEEILVELLDHLVEAQAEGKMAEDVFGKEPKKYADEIIGELPKMVTKQRMQYFVTGMLYFLAAVSLYSGIATLFTHYVLGIESLTKTYYIGTLALKTLINIPVAFALLYVLLRYFRWFCFKKINKVMEFLLLWIYGVISLGLFMLVIFVTPDFGPTVQTPFYMSILLGAILYLIGRKVRKAI comes from the coding sequence ATGAACGTGGAAGAATTGGTCCAATTGAATAACGAGAAACAAAAACAACTATCAACAGAAAACAAGAAGTACTATGAAGATATGTTGGTCTATGTGCGCTTATCTTATGATAAATCTGACCAAGAAACAGAGGAAATTTTGGTAGAGTTACTGGATCATTTAGTTGAGGCACAAGCAGAAGGGAAAATGGCGGAGGACGTATTTGGGAAGGAGCCGAAGAAATATGCTGATGAAATCATTGGCGAGCTTCCTAAAATGGTGACGAAACAACGTATGCAGTATTTCGTCACAGGTATGCTGTATTTTTTAGCTGCCGTTTCCTTGTACTCCGGGATTGCTACTTTGTTTACTCACTATGTACTTGGTATAGAGTCGTTGACAAAAACGTATTATATAGGAACGTTAGCTCTTAAAACACTGATCAATATTCCGGTGGCATTTGCGCTTTTATATGTTCTTCTTCGATATTTTCGTTGGTTTTGTTTTAAGAAAATTAATAAAGTAATGGAATTTCTCTTGCTTTGGATTTACGGGGTTATTTCGCTAGGTCTATTTATGCTGGTTATCTTTGTTACACCAGATTTCGGTCCAACTGTGCAAACTCCGTTCTATATGTCAATATTATTGGGAGCTATATTATATTTGATCGGACGGAAAGTTAGAAAGGCTATATAA
- a CDS encoding YqeG family HAD IIIA-type phosphatase: MFLKYKPTWMVTSIYKITPEQLKSVGIKVVLTDLDNTLIAWDHSDGTNELQVWLEQMKQADIPVVVVSNNSAERISRVTDRLGLSYVARALKPFSFGINKACDQLDVDKKEVVMVGDQLMTDIKAANSAGVRSILVKPVVDTDGWKTRFNRFFERRVMKYLQRKYSEMKWQGEIK; encoded by the coding sequence ATGTTTTTAAAATATAAACCGACATGGATGGTCACGTCGATCTATAAGATTACTCCTGAGCAATTAAAATCTGTTGGTATAAAGGTTGTTTTAACAGATCTTGATAATACTTTGATTGCTTGGGACCATTCGGATGGAACAAATGAATTGCAAGTATGGTTGGAACAAATGAAACAAGCAGATATCCCTGTTGTAGTGGTATCAAATAATAGTGCTGAACGCATCAGCCGAGTCACTGACAGACTAGGACTATCTTATGTTGCTCGGGCTCTAAAACCTTTTTCTTTTGGTATTAATAAAGCTTGTGACCAATTAGATGTTGATAAAAAAGAAGTAGTTATGGTGGGCGATCAGCTGATGACAGATATTAAAGCAGCAAATAGCGCAGGTGTACGGAGTATCTTAGTTAAGCCAGTAGTAGACACAGATGGCTGGAAAACACGCTTCAATCGCTTTTTTGAGCGTAGGGTTATGAAATATTTACAAAGAAAATATTCTGAGATGAAATGGCAAGGTGAAATAAAATGA